The Naumovozyma castellii chromosome 2, complete genome sequence ATGGTGTAAAATTGTTCATTAATCCATCTGAATCTGGAGCCTGTTAACTTGGCCATCATTTTTTGTTGCAATGGAGTTAGCTgtctttttttcattggCTGTATCGTCGTATCTGAATTATCTGTCGCAGCTACCTTTGAAACAGGTTTATCAGAGTTTTCAGTTTCTGGTACTtcttgttttcttttcttacTCTGCTCGTTCTTTCCCACTTTGGTTTCAGTCTCCGCTGGTGTTTCGGTTTCCTTTGTGGTTACTGTTTCTGCTTCTGTTGCATCATCAGGTCCGTCAATTTTTTCTCCTTTGGCCTTTGGTTTAGTTCCAAACTGTTTACgatttgtaatttcaatagTATTCGCATAAGAGCCTCTGTTctttggtttcttcttctgcttggtattgttgtttttcttctttttatcTTTGGCAAAAGCGACCTTATCTGTCTTCAAATCCCACCCAGCAActttaaataattccatttcgattgttgtttgtttcttgatATTATAACGGTTATAAACTTAGTAAATAACTGTGTCAAGAAATTGAGTAAACAACATTGAAATCGATGAGATGAGTATTGATTGACttttcatattttaaaaattttccatacTGAGCGCGCTACTTAAAATTGGCGAAAATCATCCTTAACGTTACCCTAGGAGTATTCCAAATGAATCAATGCAATAGTATCGTTCTTCAGGTCTATCCACCATGATTTTAGTAGTGAAGGTGATGCTTTGATAAAGACTTTAATTGTCTCTTTATAAATACTGATTATGGCAAGTTTTGTTAGGTTCGAGATTTTAAGTTTTTGTCTGATAAAGTTGTAATCTACGTTTATGCATAAACTTTGCAATCTAATCAATGTGGACAATCTCCTCTGACAATACCGGGacaattgtttcaaagatttcagatcaattaaattaCCATGAGTTGATATGGTTATAAGCCCCATTTTGGTTAATCTTTCTAAATAATCATAAAATATTCCTgctttaatttcttccacAGTTTTGAGATCACTTAAAGATTGTTGTTGGAACTGCTGAATTGTTATCGCTTCAATACACGAGCGAAAATCTGGTAGTTGATATAATTCCACAAGACTTATAGATTGTGTGGACAAgatcattaaattttgtaaaaGTAGTGATCTGAACTTGGCTTGGTTACACACATTAATAGGAGGGACTCTAGTTTCCGAAAACACTAATTTGTTACcaatttgtttattttcaattcgAGATTGGCTTGCCTctattaattcaaattcgGTCGTCTCTTCCTCGATTGATGGAGGATTAGTGAATCCGAAATTGAAGGACGGATCACTTGAGAAATATGGACTAgtaatttccaattcatctcTAAGGTTCTCATCTTGCAATTGTTCGATGTATGTAAAGTTTTCGCCCTTCTTATGCTTACGAGGTGTATGTATTTTAAGAGGAGATGACTTATTGTTACTATTTTCTTGTGTCAAAAAATATGGTTCCAAAATCATAGGGTCGATTATCCAGGGCGTATTTAACAGCTTCCTTTGTTTCATAGCTTCATTCCAAAATGATATCTCTTCTAGAAAGCTTTCAAAAGTTACTATACTTCGtacttcaatttcattagtTTGGATTTGTGCGGTTCCTATCACATTAAGTACAAGACCAGAAATATCAGGCATGGTAGTCGCTATGAAGTTTTCCATAATTGTGTCCTTAGGACATTTAAATACCAACTCTGCAGCATTTTCCTCTGAGTCTATAATTGGTGTGCAATCATCtaatttaaagaataagTAATCCCTGTTTTTTAtccatttcaatttccatGATGAGACTTTGCCCACCACATAAATCTCATTTACCGGa is a genomic window containing:
- the STN1 gene encoding Stn1p (ancestral locus Anc_8.214) — translated: MQTNDHIAYRTPDTDVPFYIPLLFKHNPFYNNKSPIPVLIHDLSIQIRQSRFICDNYYKGSNTQCLFLGNNPVNEIYVVGKVSSWKLKWIKNRDYLFFKLDDCTPIIDSEENAAELVFKCPKDTIMENFIATTMPDISGLVLNVIGTAQIQTNEIEVRSIVTFESFLEEISFWNEAMKQRKLLNTPWIIDPMILEPYFLTQENSNNKSSPLKIHTPRKHKKGENFTYIEQLQDENLRDELEITSPYFSSDPSFNFGFTNPPSIEEETTEFELIEASQSRIENKQIGNKLVFSETRVPPINVCNQAKFRSLLLQNLMILSTQSISLVELYQLPDFRSCIEAITIQQFQQQSLSDLKTVEEIKAGIFYDYLERLTKMGLITISTHGNLIDLKSLKQLSRYCQRRLSTLIRLQSLCINVDYNFIRQKLKISNLTKLAIISIYKETIKVFIKASPSLLKSWWIDLKNDTIALIHLEYS